One genomic segment of Macaca fascicularis isolate 582-1 chromosome 19, T2T-MFA8v1.1 includes these proteins:
- the ZNF865 gene encoding zinc finger protein 865 — translation MEANPAGSGAGGGGSSGIGGEDGVHFQSYPFDFLEFLNHQRFEPMELYGEHAKAVAALPCAPGPPPQPPPQPPPPQYDYPPQSTFKPKAEVPSSSSSSSSSSSSSSSSSSSSSSSSQAKKPDPPLPPAFGAPPPPLFDAAFPTPQWGIVDLSGHQHLFGNLKRGGPASGPGVTPGLGAPAGAPGPLPAPSQTPPGPPAAAACDPTKDDKGYFRRLKYLMERRFPCGVCQKSFKQSSHLVQHMLVHSGERPYECGVCGRTYNHVSSLIRHRRCHKDVPPAAGGPPQPGPQLPPLGLPAPAASAATATAPSTVSSGPPATPAAPAPSADGSTAPAGVGVPPPATGGGDGPFACPLCWKVFKKPSHLHQHQIIHTGEKPFSCSVCSKSFNRRESLKRHVKTHSADLLRLPCGICGKAFRDASYLLKHQAAHAGAGAGGPRPVYPCDLCGKSYSAPQSLLRHKAAHAPPAAAAEAPKDGAASAPQPPPTFPPGPYLLPPDPPATDSEKAAAAAAAVVYGAVPVPLLGAHPLLLGGAGTSGAGGSGASVPGKTFCCGICGRGFGRRETLKRHERIHTGEKPHQCPVCGKRFRESFHLSKHHVVHTRERPYKCELCGKVFGYPQSLTRHRQVHRLQLPCALAGAAGLPSTQGASGACGPGASGTSAGPADGLSYACSDCGEHFPDLFHVMSHKEVHMAEKPYGCDACGKTFGFIENLMWHKLVHQAAPERLLPSTPGGPQPPDGSSGTDAASVLDNGLAGEVGAAVAALAGVSGGEDAGGAAVAGAGGGASSGPERFSCATCGQSFKHFLGLVTHKYVHLVRRTLGCGLCGQSFAGAYDLLLHRRSHRQKRGFRCPVCGKRFWEAALLMRHQRCHTEQRPYRCGVCGRGFLRSWYLRQHRVVHTGERAFKCGVCAKRFAQSSSLAEHRRLHAVARPQRCSACGKTFRYRSNLLEHQRLHLGERAYRCEHCGKGFFYLSSVLRHQRAHEPPRPELRCPACLKAFKDPGYFRKHLAAHQGGRPFRCSSCGEGFANTYGLKKHRLAHKAENLGGPGAGAGTLAGKDA, via the coding sequence ATGGAGGCGAACCCAGCGGGCAGCGGCGCCGGGGGTGGCGGGAGCAGCGGCATCGGGGGCGAGGACGGGGTACACTTCCAGAGCTACCCCTTCGACTTCCTGGAATTCCTCAACCACCAGCGCTTCGAGCCCATGGAACTGTATGGGGAACACGCCAAGGCGGTGGCAGCCCTGCCCTGCGCCCCCGGCCCCCCGCCGCAGCCCCCGCCGCAGCCCCCTCCCCCGCAGTATGACTACCCGCCCCAGTCCACCTTCAAGCCCAAGGCGGAGGTGCCCTCCTcgtcctcgtcctcctcctcctcctcttcgtCCTCCTCGTCGTCGTCGTCTTCGTCCTCTTCGTCTTCCCAAGCCAAGAAGCCCGATCCGCCCCTGCCGCCCGCCTTCGGGGCGCCCCCGCCTCCCCTCTTTGACGCTGCTTTCCCCACTCCGCAGTGGGGCATCGTGGACCTCTCGGGACACCAGCACTTGTTTGGGAACCTGAAGCGAGGAGGGCCCGCGTCCGGGCCGGGGGTGACGCCTGGGCTGGGCGCTCCCGCGGGGGCCCCGGGGCCGCTTCCTGCCCCCTCGCAGACCCCGCCAGGACCCCCCGCGGCGGCGGCCTGCGACCCCACCAAGGACGACAAGGGCTACTTCCGGAGGCTGAAGTACCTGATGGAGCGGCGCTTCCCCTGCGGCGTGTGCCAGAAGTCCTTCAAGCAGTCCTCGCACCTGGTGCAGCACATGCTGGTGCACTCGGGGGAGAGGCCCTACGAATGCGGCGTCTGCGGCCGCACCTACAACCACGTGTCCAGCCTCATCCGCCACCGCCGCTGCCACAAGGACGTGCCGCCGGCCGCGGGGGGCCCGCCCCAGCCCGGCCCCCAGCTCCCGCCGCTGGGCCTCCCAGCACCCGCCGCCAGCGCTGCCACCGCCACCGCCCCCTCGACGGTGTCCTCGGGCCCTCCAGCCACGCCCGCGGCGCCCGCCCCCTCCGCGGACGGGAGCACCGCCCCTGCTGGTGTTGGGGTGCCCCCTCCCGCCACCGGGGGCGGCGACGGCCCGTTCGCCTGCCCGCTCTGCTGGAAGGTTTTCAAGAAGCCCAGTCACCTCCACCAGCACCAGATCATCCACACGGGCGAGAAGCCCTTCTCCTGCTCCGTGTGCAGCAAGAGCTTCAACCGCAGGGAGAGCCTGAAGCGCCACGTGAAGACGCACTCGGCCGACCTCCTGCGCCTGCCCTGCGGCATCTGCGGGAAGGCCTTCCGCGACGCCTCCTACCTCCTCAAGCACCAGGCGGCCCACGCAGGGGCGGGCGCCGGGGGGCCTCGGCCCGTGTACCCCTGCGACCTGTGCGGCAAGTCCTACTCAGCGCCGCAGAGCCTGCTCCGCCACAAGGCCGCCCACGCCCCGCCCGCCGCCGCTGCGGAGGCGCCCAAGGACGGGGCAGCCTCGGCCCCGCAGCCCCCGCCTACCTTCCCCCCGGGCCCGTACCTCCTGCCCCCCGACCCTCCCGCCACCGACAGCGAGaaggcggcggcggccgcggcggcgGTGGTGTACGGCGCCGTGCCAGTCCCGCTCCTGGGCGCCCACCCGCTGCTGCTCGGCGGCGCAGGGACCAGCGGGGCGGGAGGCTCGGGCGCCAGCGTCCCGGGAAAGACGTTCTGCTGCGGCATCTGCGGGCGCGGCTTCGGGCGCCGCGAGACCCTGAAGCGCCACGAGCGCATCCACACGGGCGAGAAGCCCCACCAGTGCCCCGTGTGCGGGAAGCGCTTCCGCGAATCCTTCCACTTGAGCAAGCACCACGTGGTGCACACGCGCGAGCGGCCCTACAAGTGCGAGCTCTGCGGCAAGGTCTTCGGCTACCCGCAGAGCCTCACACGCCACCGCCAGGTGCACCGGCTCCAGCTGCCCTGTGCCCTGGCCGGGGCCGCCGGCCTCCCCTCCACCCAGGGCGCATCCGGAGCCTGTGGGCCCGGGGCCTCAGGCACGTCTGCAGGGCCTGCCGATGGGCTGAGCTATGCCTGCTCGGACTGCGGCGAGCACTTCCCAGATCTCTTTCACGTCATGAGCCACAAGGAGGTCCACATGGCAGAGAAGCCCTATGGCTGCGACGCCTGCGGCAAGACCTTCGGCTTCATTGAGAACCTCATGTGGCACAAGCTGGTCCACCAGGCCGCCCCCGAGCGCCTGCTCCCGAGCACGCCTGGCGGCCCGCAGCCCCCGGACGGCTCCAGCGGCACGGATGCGGCCAGCGTGCTGGACAACGGGCTGGCGGGGGAGGTGGGAGCGGCCGTGGCGGCACTGGCAGGGGTGTCTGGGGGTGAGGACGCAGGCGGGGCGGCGGTGGCAGGGGCCGGCGGGGGTGCCAGTTCCGGCCCTGAACGCTTCAGCTGTGCCACGTGCGGCCAGAGTTTCAAGCACTTCCTGGGCCTAGTGACTCACAAGTACGTGCACCTGGTGCGGCGGACCCTGGGCTGCGGCCTCTGCGGCCAGAGCTTCGCGGGCGCCTACGACTTGCTCCTGCACCGCCGCAGCCATAGGCAGAAGCGGGGTTTCCGCTGCCCGGTGTGCGGGAAGCGCTTCTGGGAGGCGGCCCTGCTGATGCGCCACCAGCGCTGCCACACGGAACAGCGGCCGTACCGATGTGGCGTGTGCGGCCGAGGCTTCCTGCGCTCCTGGTACCTGCGGCAGCACCGCGTGGTCCACACTGGCGAGCGGGCCTTCAAGTGCGGCGTGTGCGCCAAGCGCTTCGCGCAGTCGTCCAGCCTGGCAGAGCACCGGCGGCTGCACGCTGTGGCCCGGCCCCAGCGCTGCAGCGCCTGTGGCAAGACCTTCCGCTACCGCTCCAACCTGCTGGAGCACCAGCGGCTGCACCTGGGCGAGCGCGCCTACCGCTGTGAGCACTGCGGCAAGGGCTTCTTCTACCTGAGCTCCGTGCTGCGCCACCAGCGCGCCCACGAGCCGCCGCGGCCCGAGCTCCGCTGCCCCGCCTGCCTCAAGGCCTTCAAGGATCCCGGCTACTTCCGTAAGCACCTGGCTGCCCACCAGGGCGGCCGGCCCTTCCGCTGCTCCTCCTGCGGCGAGGGCTTCGCCAACACCTACGGCCTCAAGAAACACCGCCTAGCGCACAAGGCCGAGAACCTCGGGGGGCCTGGAGCAGGGGCGGGCACCTTGGCCGGAAAGGATGCCTGA